ATGAGCGCTTCTTCGTGGAGCGCGACGGCTTCAGCCGCACCGGGCCATTGCCGACCTCTCCGGTCAACCGGCTGCGCGCGCACAACATCACCTATACCGACGCCTATGCGATCTTTGGCGAGGGCACCTGGAAGGCGAATGACATATTCAGCCTGACTGCCGGCATTCGTGGCACGATCGAGAAGAAGCGCTTCGTGTTCGACAACAAGGTGATCGACGACAACCGCAATGTCGTGTCGCAATCGATCCAGGGCGAATCCGAAAAGACCTGGAAAGCGCTGACGCCGAAATTGTCGGTGCAGGCGCAGTGGACGCCCAACCTGCTCAATTACCTCACCTATTCGCGCGGCTTCAAATCGGGCGGGTTCGACAATCGTGCCACCCGGCTGGACCTGGCCACCTTGCCCTTCGACCCGGAAAAGGTTTCCACCTATGAAGGCGGCTTGAAGGCCACCCTGTTCGGGGGCGCGCTGCGCAGCAATCTCGCCATCTTCTACAATGATTACAAGGATCTCCAGGTTTCCTTCTACGATCCGGTCTATGTCGGTTCACGCCGTGGCAATGCCGGCAAGGCGCATAGCTGGGGCGTGGAGCTGGAAAATGACCTGCGCCTGTCGGAGCGTTTCTCGATCCAGGCGTCGGGTGGTTATCTCAAGGCCATTTATGACGATTATAAGGGGGCGGGCGGCATCGGTGTGAATGCCGATGGCAATCCCCTGCTCAACGCGCCCAAATGGTCCTTCTCGGGCGGCGCCAATTACGAGTTGCCGCTGGGCGCCAGCGGCAGCAAGCTGCGCCTGTCGGCCAATGCCCAGTATCAGAGCAGTTTCTACCAGAATGCCCTCGCCCGACCGCAGGACGAGGTGCCGGGCCAGACCTTCGTCAACGGCTCCGTCACCTGGATATTGCCGGACGACCGCTTCCAGTTCGCGATCCAGGGTAAGAATATCCTGGGCGCCGACAAGCCGGTCAGTTCGACCTATATTCCGTCGACTGCGGTCTATTACAAAAATTATGCCGACCCGGCGACCGTGCTGCTGAGCGCCCGCTTCTCCTACTGACGCCTTCCCTATTGGCCCATTTCATATGCGCTTGATGAGTCCGCGTTGGTCGCGCGACCCCACCGGGCGTAGATGGAATGGGCTCACCCTCCCCTCCAGCAGAAGGACAAGGCCATGGCCCGTTCTCCGCATATCAAGCTCGGCTTCATCCTGCATGGCGTCGGCCGCACCTGGCATGACTGGCGCCATCCCGACCGCGACGTCAATGCCAGCACCAGCCTTGCCCGCTATCAGGAACAGGCGGCGACCGCCGAGCGCGGCAAGTTCGACTTCCTGTTCGTCGCCGACAGCCTGTCGATCACCGAACGATCCAGCCCCCATTATCTCAACCGGTTCGAGCCGATCACCATCCTGTCCGCACTGGCGGCGACCACCAGCCGGATCGGCCTGGTCGGCACGCTGACGGTCAGCTATTCCGAACCCTTCAACGTGGCGCGGCAATTCGCCTCGCTCGATCATTTGAGCGGCGGGCGCGCCGGCTGGAATGTCGTCACATCCTGGCTGGGCGACACCGCCGCCAATTTCAGCAAGAGCGAACATCCCGCCCATGCCGTGCGCTATCGCATCGCCGCCGAATATCTGGATGTCGTCCAGGGGCTGTGGGATAGCTGGGAAGACGGCGCCCATGTCGCCGACAAGGAAAGCGGCCAGTTCGTCGATCCCGACCGGCTGCATCCGCTCGACCACAAGGGCGAGTTCTTCCAAGTGCGCGGTCCGCTCAACATCAAGCGCACGCCCCAGGGCCAGCCGGTGATCTTCCAGGCCGGTGCATCGGACGACGGCCGCAACTTCGCCGCGCGCCGGGCCGAGGTCATCTTCACCCATGCCGAGACGATCGAGGCCGGCCAGGCCTATTATGCCGATGTGAAGGCGCGGGCGAAGGGCTTTGGCCGCGATGCCGACCAGTTGTTCATCCTGCCGGGCATCGCCGCGATCGTCGGTGACAGCGACGAGGAAGCCGAAGCGCGCTACCGCGAACTCGCTGCGCTGGAATCGATCGATACCGGGCTTGGCTTCCTGTCGCGTACCTTCAACGATCATGATTTCCGCCAATATGATCTGGACGCCCCCTTCCCCGATGTCGCGCATCTGGGCCTCAACAGCCAGCAGAGCGGGACGTTGCGCATCCTGGCCGAAGTCGAGGCAGAGAATCTGACCCTGCGCCAGGTGGCGGAACGGCTGGCGACGCCGCGCGGCGCCTTCGTGGGATCGGCCGAGACGGTCGCCAACCAGGTGCAGCACTGGTTCGAAAGTGGCGCGGCCGACGGCTTCGTCCTGTTCGAGCCGCTGCCGGGACAATTGGCCCTGTTCGTCGACAAGGTGATCCCGATCCTGCAGCAGCGCGGCCTATTTCGCACCGATTATGACGGCACGACCTTCCGCGAGCATCTGGGCCTGTCGGTGCCGGACAATCGCTACAGCGTTGCGCGCGAGGCCAAGTCGGCCGCCTGATCCACTCGAACAAAAAAAAGCGCCCGGCACATCGATTGCCGGGCGCCTTTTTGTTGCGTTCAGCGCAACCAGGCGAGGATATCGTCCGCCTCCGGCCGGTCGAGCCAGTCGGGGCTGACATGCAAGCGCTGCACCACCCGACCCGGCCCCAGCAGCAGCACGGCGGGCTGCGGCAATTCCCAGCTGCCCGTACCGGTCACCTCGCCGATCCAGCCAGCCGGCGGCGGCGACGGACGGTCATCCGGGACGAAGGCGATCCCCAGCAAGCGGGCGAGTTGATTGTCACGATCGGTCGCGACGGCGAAGGGCAGATCGTGGCGGCGCTTGATCTCCACCAGCCGATCGGATTGCTGCGGGCTGAGTGCAACCAGCGGGACGCCGCGCGCACGCAGCACCGGCCAGAGCGTTTCGGCATAATAAGGCAAGGCGATATTGCAGGCCGGGCAACCGGCGAAGCGGAAGAAGATCAGCAACGCCGGTCCCTGCGCCGTCAGCGCGTCGAGCGTCAGTTCGCCATCCTCGACATCATCGAACCCCAGGTCGGGCAGGACATCGCCGGGCTGGGCTGTTGTCGCTGCATCGAAGCGGGCCACCAACTGCTGCCGTTGCGCCGCGTTGCGCGCCAGTTGGGCGGGTGGCCAGTCCCGTTCCCGTTCCACCTGCAGCGCGGCGTAACGCGCCCTCAAATTGTCGCCGACGATCGTCGCCATCTGCCTGTCTCCTTTGCTGGAGATAGGAAAATGGCGCCGCGTGTGACGCGACGCCAATGAGACTTGGCGGAAAGCCGCCGATTAATGCTTATAGATCAGACGTCATAGCCCGCCGCCTGGCGCGATGCCTTGCGCAGCGCCGCTTCCCAGACCAGATCATAATGGGTGCGCCGCCCCTCGACCGGCTGGCGTTCGCGCGACATCTGGCGCTTCACTTCCTCCTGCGCCTCCTCCGGCGCGATCAGCACATTGTCGCGCCCGACGCTGAGCGAACGCACCTGTGCGGTGCAGGCGGATTCGAGCTGATAGATGCCACTCCACGCTTCACCCGGAGAAGCGCCCAGCGCCAGCGTGCCATGGTTGCGCAGCAGCATGACCTTGGTATCGCCAAGGTCCGCCACCAGCCGCTCGCGCTCGTCCAGGTTGAGCGCCACGCCTTCATAATCATGATAGGACAGGCGCGGGATCAGGGCGAGTGCGCGCTGGTTCAAGGGCAGCAGCCCTTCGGCATGGGCAGACACCGCCATGCCGTCGGCGCTGTGGAAATGGGCGATATAATGGGCGTCGTCGCGCGCGCCATGGATCGCCGAATGGATCACATAGCCGGCATAGTTGATGCCATAGTCGCTCTCCCCGATGACATTGCCGTCAAGGTCGACCTTGACCAGGCTGGACGCCGTGATCTCGTCGAACATCAGGCCGAACGGGTTGATCAGGAAATGATGGTCCGGCCCCGGCACGCGGGCGGAGATATGGGTGTAGATGAAATCGTCCCAGCCATAGAGCGCCGAGAGGCGATAAAAGGCGGCGAGATCGACACGCACCTTCCATTCGGCTTCGCTGATGCCGGTGCGGGAAAAACGATCATCCTTGAGGATGGTGGCCATGGGAAAAGCTCCTTGCGTCAGGATCCGAAACTGGTGTCGAAGGCCTGCGCCACGTCCCGCTTGGGATCGATCAGGCCGGCGCGGCGATAGCGGTCGACGATCGCCTGTTCATGGGCGATCACCCTGGCATCGACGGGCTGCGAAATGCGGTTGCTGCGCGCGAAACTGGCGCGGGCGATGTCCAGCGGCAGGCCGGTTTCCCTGGCCAACACGGCGGCAAACTTGTCGGGATGGGCGCGTGCCCAGGCGACCGCCTTCGCCTCGCGCTGAAGGAAGTCGGCGAGCAGCGCGCGCTTGGGCGCGATCGAGGCATCATGGGCGATGTCGATATAGAGCGGCAGGCCATAATCCTTGGCATCGGCAACCGCCCGCGCCCCTTCTTTGACCGCGACATTGGTATAGGGGGTCCAGGTCGACCAGGCGTCGATCGATCCGCTGTCGAACGCCGCCTTGGCATCGCCCGGCGGCAGGAAAGTGACCTTGACCCTGTCAGCCGGGATATGCGCCCGCTCCAGCGCCTGGAGCAGCAGATGATGGCCGATCGATCCGCGCGTGGTGGCCACGGTCTTGCCAACCAGATCCTGGGCCGATCGGATCGATGATCCGTTCTTCACCAGGATCGCCAGCGCCTCAGGCGCCTGGTTGGCTGGCGCCTGCACCGCGATCGCCTTGACCGGACTGCCGCTCTGATAGGCGAAGATGAACGGCGCGTCGGCAGCGAGGCCAAGGTCCGCCGCGCCGCCGCCGACCGCTTCCAGCAGCGGCTGGGCGGCTGGAAATTCGGACCATTCCACCCGATAGGGCGCGCCGTCGAGCGCGCCGGAGGCTAGCATCATCGCCTTCACCTGCCCCTTCTGGTTGGCGACGCGCAGTATCTTGTCATCACTGCGCTTAAAGGTCGCGGCGGCAAGGCCGAGCCCGGCCACCGCGACGAGGGCCGCCGACAGGATGGCGACTTTTTTCTTCGACATGGATCAGCCCGCGAGCGCGACGTCGACCTTCTCCCGCTCGGCCACCTTGCGGCGGACGACCGGCAGCAGTTCGCGGCCATAGAGGATGGAATCGCCCAGCGGATCGAAGCCGCGGATCAGGAAATGGTCGATGCCGATATCATAATAATCGAGCATCGCGTTGGCGACCTGCTCGGGCGTGCCGACCAGACCGGTGGAATTGCCGGCCGCGCCGGTGAGCGCGGCGACGCCGGTCCACAGGCGCTTGTCCTGCCGGTTGGCCCTGGCCGCTTCCAGCAGGCGCAGCGATCCGACATTGGGCGGGCGATGGCCGGTCAGCGGCAGGCCGGCGGCGACGCGATTGGCGCGCACCTGCTCCTCGATCTCCGCCGCGCGCTTCCAGGCCGCTTCCTCGGTATCGGCGATCACCGGGCGCAGCGACAGCGAGAAGCCGGGATTGCGGCCGTGGCGGGCGGCGGCGCGGCGCACCTGACGCACCGTGTCCTGCACCGCTTCGAGCGTTTCGCCCCAGAGCGCATAGACATCGGCATGACGCCCGGCGACCTCGATCGCCTCGGCCGAGGAACCGCCGAAGAAGACGGGCAGATTGTCCGGCTTGATCGCGCTGAAGGCCTGACGAATATCGTAGAAGTCGCCGCGATGGTCGAAAGGCTGGGCCGCCGTCCATTCCTGGCGCAGGATGGTCAGATATTCGTCGGTGCGCTGGTAGCGCTGGGCCTTGACCGTACCGGTGTCGCCATCGCGCGCCATTTCCTCGTCGGCGCCGCCAGTGATGATATGGACCGCGACCCGGCCGCCCGACAGCTGATCGAGCGTCGCAAGCTGACGCGCCGCCACGGTCGGCTGGGTAAAACCGGGGCGATGGGCGACGAGGAAGCCGAGCTTGCTCGTCAGCGCAGCGGCATGGGCGGCGACGATCTGGCTTTCCGGGCTGTTGGAGCCGAAGGGGATGAGGACGCGGTCGAAGCCGCCCTCCTCCTGCGCCTTCGCCGCCGCCTCGACATAATCCTTGTCGAGTACCCGACTGCGGACTGCCGCCTGGGCTTCCGAGCCATTGTTGAAGCCGATATAGCCGATGAACTTGACGCTCATGGGGTCATTCCTTTCCGCTGATCAGATGACGAAGAAGCCGTGGGTGCCATCCTTTTCGAGCTGGGCGACAAGGCCATATTCCCAGTCGAGATAGGCCTGCATCTTCTCGGCCTTGTTGTCGGTGCCCTCATAGGGGCGCTTGTAGCGGCCCTCGGGTCCACGTGGGGCCGGCGCGCCGTCGCTGCCGCGTTCCAGCACCACCGCCGACCAGTCGACCGACAGGACATAGACTTCCCAGCCGAGCTGGGCGAGCCAGGAGGCGCTCATGTCGGCACGCGGACCAAGATCGTCGGTGACGACGATGCGGGCGCCGCGCACCGGGGCATTATGGTCGGTTTCCTGCACCAGCTGGCCGCCCTGCGCATTGCGGAAACCGGGCAGATGCCCCGCCTCATATTCCCGCGGCTGGCGCACATCATAGAGATAGAGGGTGCGGTCGGCGTCGGCCTTCAGATGTTCCAGATCGTCCCAGCCGATCCATTTGACCCCGGCGCGATAGGCGACATCGCGGGCATGGGCGCGGGCCGCCTCGATCGCCTTGCCATCGACTTCGGGAGCCGCGCGTACCTGGCCGGTCTCCAGACCCTGCCCGGCCAGCGTCCAGCCGATCGTGCCGTTGCGCAGCGCAAAGACCTTGTTGGGCAGGCCGGCGTTGACCAGCGACTGGGTGCCGATGATCGACCGGGTACGGCCGGCGCAATTGACGATGATGGTCGTGTCGGGATCGGGCGCGATCGTGCCGGCGCGCAGCACCAGTTCGGCGCCGGGCACGCTGGTCCCGGTCGGGATGCTCATCGTGTGATATTCGTCGTAGCGGCGGGCGTCGAGGATCGCGATGTCGGCCTTCTCGTCGATCAGCGCCTGCACAGCTTCGGCCGCGAGGCTGGGGGTATGGCGGCGATGCTCGACCAGTTCGCCAAAGGCCTTGGAGTAACTGTTCACATCCTCGAACAATTCATAGCCGGCGTCGCGCCAGGCGCTGAGACCGCCTTCCAGTTCGCGAACGTCGGTATAGCCAAGACCCTGCAACCGCACGGCGGCGCGGCGCGCCAGCCCCTCGCCCGCATCATAGACGATGATCGGCGTGTCGAGCCGGGGGATACGCCAGCGCGCTTCCTCATCGATGCGGCGCAGCGGGATCTGGGCAGCGAAGAGCGGATGGCCCTGCGCAAAATCATGTTCCTCGCGCACGTCGATCAGAGCAATCTCGTCACGGGCGATCAGGGCGGTGCGGATATCGGCCGGGGTCGCGACCTCAGTACGGTCCAATATGTCGGTGGTCATGCGTTTCTCGATCTGTCCCAGAGGTTGGGGATGACGCGGTTGGCGTATCCGGAAATGAAGCTTTTGGGCGTGCCGTCGGGGGCGAAGGTCGCGCGCTCGACCGCGCCGATATTGGCGCCATAGACATGGATGCTGACCGACGGCGCATCGGCCCGGCCGTTGGAGACCCGGTGGATGTCGCCGATCCGGGGCGAGACGGCATCAACCTCGCCCTCACGCAACAGGTCGGCGCCCTGGGCGACCAGCCCGCCGCCGGGCAGGCGATGGAAACGCTCGACCTGCTCGCTGCCGCGCAGCACGCCGACCAGCCCCCAGACGCCATGGTCGTGGATCGGGGTCGACTGGCCCGGCCCCCAGACGAAGCTGACGATGCTGAACCGCTCGCGGCTGTCGCAATGGAGCAGATATTGCTGGTAGCGATCGGGATCGGGCCGGGCATATTCGGGCGGCAGCCAGTCGTCGCGGGCGATCAGCCGGGCGAGCAGGGTGCGGCCGCTTTCCAGCAGCGCCTGTTCGTCGCGGGTGCAGGCGATGAGGTCGGCCAAGGCCGTGACGAAGCCGCGCAGCCGGCTGGTATCGACCGGCCGGTCGATCGTGGTGACGGCGTTCATTCCGCTGCTTCCGCCTGCCGGGGGAAAGGCACGACACCCTCGCCATGATGGTCCCCGCCCAGATGGGAAAGGAGTTGTTCGCGCAGTCGGCCGGCAAGGCCCGCGCGCTCGCCGCGCGCGGCGTGAATGCGCTCCTCCGCGACGATCCGCCCCTTGTCGAGCACCAGCACTCGATCGGCCAGCGCGATCGCCTCCTCCACATCATGGGTGACGAGCAGCACTGCGGGACGATGGGTCCGCCACAGCGAGAGGACAAGGTCGTGCATGCGATAACGGGTCAGCGCGTCGAGCGCGGCAAAGGGCTCGTCGAGCAGCAGCAATTGGGGTTCGCGCACCAGTGCGCGGGCGAGCGCGGCGCGCTGCGCCTCTCCACCGGACAGGGTGAGCGGCCAGGCGTCGAGCCGATGGCCAAGGCCGACTTCCTTCAGCGCGGCTTCGGCTCGATCGCGAATGGCACCGCCTTTCAGGCCGAGCGCGACATTCTTCCAGACCGGTTTCCATGGCAGCAACCGGGCATCCTGAAACACGACGGCACGGCTGTCAGGGACTTCGACATCCTGCACGCCGGCATCGTCCAGCCCGGCGAGCGTGCGCAGCAAGGTGGTCTTGCCCGATCCCGACCGGCCCAGCAGGGCGATGAACTCGCCCGGCGCGATCTCCAGGTCCAGCCCGTCGATGATGCGGTTGGCGCCGAAGCTGCGGGTGAAGCGCTGCAGGCGGACGACCGGTTCGGGATGCGGCTGGTGGGCCGCGCTGTCGATGCTGGAAAAGCCGAGGCGCGCGTCCATGATCAATTCTCCACTATGCTGGGGCGCCAGACGAGGGCGCGGGCTTCGAGGGACCGGACCAGCCAATCGGCACCAAGGCCGAGAATGGCGTAGACCATGAGGCAGACGACGATGATGTCGGTGCGCATGAAGTCGCGGGCATTGTTGATGAGATAGCCAAGCCCCGCCGAGGCGTTGATCTGTTCCGCCACCACCAGCACCAGGATCGAAATGGAGAGCGCATAGCGCAGCCCGACCAGCAGCGAGGGCAAGGCGGCGGGCAGCACGACGTGCCAGACCTGTTCCCAGCGGCTGAGGCCGAAGCTCTTGGCGGCATCGAGCAGGCGCGGATCGACGCCGCGAATGCCGGCATAGAGGTTGAGATAGACCGGGAAGATGGTGCCGAAGGCGATCAGCGCGATCTTGGGCGTCTCACCAATGCCGAACCAGACGATGAACAGCGGCGTCAGCGCCAGCGCCGGAATGGTCCGCTTGATCTGCATCAGCGGGTCGATCGCCAGTTCCGCGCCGCGCGACAGGCCCGCCGCCAGCCCCAGCGCCAGCCCCAGGCCGACGCCGATCAGCAGGCCGACCGCGACGCGCGCAAAGGAGACGAGCAGGTTGGAGGGCAGTTCACCGCTCAGCACCATCTGGATCAGGGTGCCGATTACGGCGGAGGGCGCGGCCAGCGTCCGTTCCGGAATGAGGCCGGTGCGCGACCCCAGTTCCCACAGCAAAAGTAACAGCAAAGGTGACAACCAACGGCCGCCGAAGCGGGCGAGGGAAAAGCGGCGTCTGGCGCGCTGCGGCGGCGGTTCGCCCCTTATTGCCAATGCGGTCATGTCCATCCGTCATGCTGGTGAAGTCGCCTTCATCCAACATCAATTCTCTACTCATTCAATTGAGTTTTATCCTGCGGGCCTATGAGGGAAAATCATAGGTCATCATTCACCCCTATTTCCGGGCATTTCGGCGCGCGATGGGCGGGATAGCTTTTCCTGCCCCCGGGCAAACTCTACTATTTTGATTGATATATTGCGATGGATCATAAGCGCAGGCCCGTGCCCGGCATCGGATCGGCCCCCTTTCACCATCAAAAGGATATGCCGTGCCGGTCAATCTGCCGACCAATCTCCTGCGCAGCTTCGTCGCGATCGTCGACACCGGGTCGATGCTCAATGCGTCGGAACAGGTGTTCGTCACCCAGTCCGCCCTCAGCCTGCAGATCAAGCGGCTGGAGGAACTGGTGCAGCAGTCGCTGTTCCTGCGCGAAGGCCGCCGCCTCCACCTGACTGCGGCCGGCGAGGTGCTGCTCGACTATGCACGCCGGGTGCTGAGCCTGCATGACGAGGCGGTGGCGGCGGTCAGCGCCGGACGCTTTGCCGGCCCGGCGCGGATCGGCATGGTGCAGGATTTTGCCGACAGTCTGCTCTCGGGCCTGCTCTCCCGCTTTGCCGAACTGCACCCGGACGCGCAAATCTATGCGCGGGTCGCGGGCACGGCCGAGTTGCAGGCGCTGCTCGACCGCCGCGAACTGGATATCTTGCTGGGCTTTGCCGCGCCCAATGACGGCAGCGCGGTCACGGTCGCGCCGATGAGTTGGTATGGCACGGCCGAACTGGTCGAGCGCGACACCATCCCGCTGGCAGTGCTGGAGGAGCCCTGTCGTTTCCGCGAGGCGGCGATCCGGGCGCTGGAGGATAATGGCCTGCAATGGCGGATCGCGGTCGAGACGCCCAACCTCGCCACGCTGCGCGCGGCAGTGGCTGCGGGCCTGGGCATCACCGCACGCACCCATTTGTTCCAGGACGATATGACAGTGCTGGAGCATGAGCGCCTGCCCACCCTGCCCCGCGTCGCCGCGATCCTGCGCACCAGCGACAAGCTGGATCGCGCCGCGCATCGGCTGGCGGAACTGGCGCGCGAGACGGTGACCGGGCTTTAGATCGGAATGATTTAGACTGATCCACTGCGTCATTGCGAGCGCAGCGAAGCAATCCAACATCGCTCGGATGGATTGCTTCACTTCGTTCGCAATGACGATTCAAGGGCAAGTGACCGGGCTTTAGCGCCCGGTCATCCCCATCATCAATAACCGCGCGCCGGATCGACGATGTCGGACGGCGCCTCGCCCCGGACGAAGCGGGTCAGGTCGTCCTGGATCTTTTCCAGCAGGCGATGGCGCACCAGTTGGTAATTGCTGGAAATATGCGGGGTCAGCCGTACCCTGGGATGGGTGTAGAGGACATGACCTTCCGGCAGCGGTTCGGGATCGGTGACGTCCAG
The sequence above is drawn from the Sphingobium sp. AP49 genome and encodes:
- a CDS encoding LysR substrate-binding domain-containing protein, with the translated sequence MPVNLPTNLLRSFVAIVDTGSMLNASEQVFVTQSALSLQIKRLEELVQQSLFLREGRRLHLTAAGEVLLDYARRVLSLHDEAVAAVSAGRFAGPARIGMVQDFADSLLSGLLSRFAELHPDAQIYARVAGTAELQALLDRRELDILLGFAAPNDGSAVTVAPMSWYGTAELVERDTIPLAVLEEPCRFREAAIRALEDNGLQWRIAVETPNLATLRAAVAAGLGITARTHLFQDDMTVLEHERLPTLPRVAAILRTSDKLDRAAHRLAELARETVTGL
- a CDS encoding LLM class flavin-dependent oxidoreductase: MSVKFIGYIGFNNGSEAQAAVRSRVLDKDYVEAAAKAQEEGGFDRVLIPFGSNSPESQIVAAHAAALTSKLGFLVAHRPGFTQPTVAARQLATLDQLSGGRVAVHIITGGADEEMARDGDTGTVKAQRYQRTDEYLTILRQEWTAAQPFDHRGDFYDIRQAFSAIKPDNLPVFFGGSSAEAIEVAGRHADVYALWGETLEAVQDTVRQVRRAAARHGRNPGFSLSLRPVIADTEEAAWKRAAEIEEQVRANRVAAGLPLTGHRPPNVGSLRLLEAARANRQDKRLWTGVAALTGAAGNSTGLVGTPEQVANAMLDYYDIGIDHFLIRGFDPLGDSILYGRELLPVVRRKVAEREKVDVALAG
- a CDS encoding ABC transporter ATP-binding protein, with product MDARLGFSSIDSAAHQPHPEPVVRLQRFTRSFGANRIIDGLDLEIAPGEFIALLGRSGSGKTTLLRTLAGLDDAGVQDVEVPDSRAVVFQDARLLPWKPVWKNVALGLKGGAIRDRAEAALKEVGLGHRLDAWPLTLSGGEAQRAALARALVREPQLLLLDEPFAALDALTRYRMHDLVLSLWRTHRPAVLLVTHDVEEAIALADRVLVLDKGRIVAEERIHAARGERAGLAGRLREQLLSHLGGDHHGEGVVPFPRQAEAAE
- a CDS encoding cysteine dioxygenase, encoding MNAVTTIDRPVDTSRLRGFVTALADLIACTRDEQALLESGRTLLARLIARDDWLPPEYARPDPDRYQQYLLHCDSRERFSIVSFVWGPGQSTPIHDHGVWGLVGVLRGSEQVERFHRLPGGGLVAQGADLLREGEVDAVSPRIGDIHRVSNGRADAPSVSIHVYGANIGAVERATFAPDGTPKSFISGYANRVIPNLWDRSRNA
- a CDS encoding ABC transporter permease; amino-acid sequence: MTALAIRGEPPPQRARRRFSLARFGGRWLSPLLLLLLWELGSRTGLIPERTLAAPSAVIGTLIQMVLSGELPSNLLVSFARVAVGLLIGVGLGLALGLAAGLSRGAELAIDPLMQIKRTIPALALTPLFIVWFGIGETPKIALIAFGTIFPVYLNLYAGIRGVDPRLLDAAKSFGLSRWEQVWHVVLPAALPSLLVGLRYALSISILVLVVAEQINASAGLGYLINNARDFMRTDIIVVCLMVYAILGLGADWLVRSLEARALVWRPSIVEN
- a CDS encoding class II aldolase/adducin family protein, which produces MATILKDDRFSRTGISEAEWKVRVDLAAFYRLSALYGWDDFIYTHISARVPGPDHHFLINPFGLMFDEITASSLVKVDLDGNVIGESDYGINYAGYVIHSAIHGARDDAHYIAHFHSADGMAVSAHAEGLLPLNQRALALIPRLSYHDYEGVALNLDERERLVADLGDTKVMLLRNHGTLALGASPGEAWSGIYQLESACTAQVRSLSVGRDNVLIAPEEAQEEVKRQMSRERQPVEGRRTHYDLVWEAALRKASRQAAGYDV
- a CDS encoding LLM class flavin-dependent oxidoreductase, which produces MARSPHIKLGFILHGVGRTWHDWRHPDRDVNASTSLARYQEQAATAERGKFDFLFVADSLSITERSSPHYLNRFEPITILSALAATTSRIGLVGTLTVSYSEPFNVARQFASLDHLSGGRAGWNVVTSWLGDTAANFSKSEHPAHAVRYRIAAEYLDVVQGLWDSWEDGAHVADKESGQFVDPDRLHPLDHKGEFFQVRGPLNIKRTPQGQPVIFQAGASDDGRNFAARRAEVIFTHAETIEAGQAYYADVKARAKGFGRDADQLFILPGIAAIVGDSDEEAEARYRELAALESIDTGLGFLSRTFNDHDFRQYDLDAPFPDVAHLGLNSQQSGTLRILAEVEAENLTLRQVAERLATPRGAFVGSAETVANQVQHWFESGAADGFVLFEPLPGQLALFVDKVIPILQQRGLFRTDYDGTTFREHLGLSVPDNRYSVAREAKSAA
- a CDS encoding ABC transporter substrate-binding protein; its protein translation is MSKKKVAILSAALVAVAGLGLAAATFKRSDDKILRVANQKGQVKAMMLASGALDGAPYRVEWSEFPAAQPLLEAVGGGAADLGLAADAPFIFAYQSGSPVKAIAVQAPANQAPEALAILVKNGSSIRSAQDLVGKTVATTRGSIGHHLLLQALERAHIPADRVKVTFLPPGDAKAAFDSGSIDAWSTWTPYTNVAVKEGARAVADAKDYGLPLYIDIAHDASIAPKRALLADFLQREAKAVAWARAHPDKFAAVLARETGLPLDIARASFARSNRISQPVDARVIAHEQAIVDRYRRAGLIDPKRDVAQAFDTSFGS
- a CDS encoding rhodanese-like domain-containing protein, with product MTTDILDRTEVATPADIRTALIARDEIALIDVREEHDFAQGHPLFAAQIPLRRIDEEARWRIPRLDTPIIVYDAGEGLARRAAVRLQGLGYTDVRELEGGLSAWRDAGYELFEDVNSYSKAFGELVEHRRHTPSLAAEAVQALIDEKADIAILDARRYDEYHTMSIPTGTSVPGAELVLRAGTIAPDPDTTIIVNCAGRTRSIIGTQSLVNAGLPNKVFALRNGTIGWTLAGQGLETGQVRAAPEVDGKAIEAARAHARDVAYRAGVKWIGWDDLEHLKADADRTLYLYDVRQPREYEAGHLPGFRNAQGGQLVQETDHNAPVRGARIVVTDDLGPRADMSASWLAQLGWEVYVLSVDWSAVVLERGSDGAPAPRGPEGRYKRPYEGTDNKAEKMQAYLDWEYGLVAQLEKDGTHGFFVI
- a CDS encoding peroxiredoxin-like family protein produces the protein MATIVGDNLRARYAALQVERERDWPPAQLARNAAQRQQLVARFDAATTAQPGDVLPDLGFDDVEDGELTLDALTAQGPALLIFFRFAGCPACNIALPYYAETLWPVLRARGVPLVALSPQQSDRLVEIKRRHDLPFAVATDRDNQLARLLGIAFVPDDRPSPPPAGWIGEVTGTGSWELPQPAVLLLGPGRVVQRLHVSPDWLDRPEADDILAWLR